The Gemmatimonadaceae bacterium genome contains the following window.
CGACGGCCAATGAACGAGCGCGAAACGGCGTTCGTCGATAGCGCCGCGGAGCGTGTCGGCGACTTCGCGGAGCATCGCCTGAACGGAAACCGCGCTGAATCGGTACTCCAATCGGCCGCTTTCGGTCTGCACGAACATGAGCAGTTCCGAGATCAGCGTGAGCAGGTTTTCCTGGCTGCGCCGAATGCGCTCGAGGTCGATCATTTGCGCAGGGCTCACGGGGCCGCGGAGCCCCATCTCGATCAGAGAGACGTAGCCGCCGATGGCGTTGAGGGGCGTCATCAGCTCGTGGCTCATCTTGCCGAGGAAGGACGACTTCGCGCGGTTCGCAAGGTCGGCGGCGTGGCTCAACTCCCGAGCCTGGCGATAGAGCCGCTCGTTTTCCAGCGCGAGGGCGCAGATGTCGGCGAGGTCCCTGGCCAGGGTCACCTCCTCCGTCGAGAACGGCGGGTCGCCTTCGCGCGTGATGAAGGTGATCGCGCCGACCACCCGGGCGCGAACGACGAGCGGCACGACCAAGAGGCCGCCGAAGCCGAGCGCGCGACGCGCCACCGTACCATCCTCGTCGCTCCTGCCCAGCGAGCCGCGCTCGCTCGAGCCGGCGCCAAGCGGCGCCGGCGGGGGGAACCATCGGTCGGCGAACAACTGAGCGGCGCCTTGCCTCTCCAAGTCGGGGTGCGCGACCGGCAACCGATGAACGGCGCCGTCGAATTCCACGACGTCCACGATGCACCAGCTGCCCTCACGCGGCAGCGCGCGCCGCGCAATCCTTTCACGCACGGTCTCATCATCGAGCGGCACGGCCAGCTCCCGGCAGGCCGCCGAGAGGAACGTGGCGCGACGGCTCGCCGCGACCGCCTCGTCCGATACATCTCGCGCCTGTAGCGCCGCGAGCAGGAATTGTTCTGTGATCGCGCGCTGGCGGATCAACTCCGGCGCGGCCGGCGTTGGCTCGACTGCGAGTCCGCCCTGCACGCCGCTATCCATCGGCGCCGGCTGCGATCGCCGCCTCTGCGAGATCCGGAACGCCGGTCGTGATCCCGTGATAGTTCGAAAGCGACTCTCCCATGACGGCGCCATCGGACGTCAGCGCGTAGGCACGGAAATCGGTCGCGTGCGCGCTGCCGCGCATCTTGACCACCGACAGCACTTTCTGAAGCTTGCCCTCGATCTCGACATACCGTTGCACGAAGATGTCATCGGTGATGAACGAGACGCGCTCGTGGGTGAATCGGCCTCCCGGGTTTGCGTCGACGACCTCGTCGGTCATCAGCACCGTGACGCCGGTTGCGGTGAGCGCGCCGACCAGGCGATACAGCGACTCGCGAAAGTCCGTGCGATACGTCGGCGCCAACGCGACTTCGAAGCCCGAGAGTGAGTCGATGACGACGCGCGTCGCGCCGATCCGTTCGACGGCGCCCTGGATTTCCGCCAACATCTCGTCGACCGACAGATCGAGCGGCCGCAGATAGGTGACGGCGAGCCGTCCGCCCTCGACCATGCCGTCGAGATCGATCGAAACAGTTTTCGCGCGGGCGAGATACGATTCCGGATATTCCTCGAAGACCGCCACCACGCAATTCTCACCGTCGTTGAGTCCTTGCGCGATGAAGTGCGTCGCAAACGTGGTCTTGCCGCTCCCGGCTGGGCCGGTGAGCAGAACGACATCGCCGGCCGGAATGCCGCCGCCAATCATTTCGTCGAGCCCCGGCACTCCGGTCGCCAAGCGCACATTCCGCCGAACGACGCGTTGCCGCTGCTGCTCCGGGATCCGCGGAAAGACCTGCATGCCCGCATCGGTGAGCCGAAAGGTGTGCAGCCCCGGCATCGGGCTCCGTCCGCGAACCTTGACCGCGCGCAGCTTGCGCGTCGCTGAATTGCGATCGACGTCCTCGGACAGCCAGAGAATCGTGTCGGCCACCGTGAAGACCGGGTGGCGCTGCTCGGTGTCCGCGTATTCGCCGATCAGGAACGATGTGACTTCCCAGGTCGTGAGCTGCTGCGCGAGGCGATTGACGAACCGCGCGAGCTCGATGACGCCGCCCGATGCCGGCGACTGGTGCTCGCCGACGATCGTCCGAAACGAATCGACGGCGATGAACGACGGCTGCACGGCGGCCACTTCGGTCGCGACGCGTTGGAAGACGGCGTCGAGGTTTCCACCCGTCGCCTCGGCGGCCAGGTTGATGAACCGCACCGCCGCGGGAACGCGAGACGAATCGAAGAAGCCGAACTGCGACTGGTAGCGGAGCATCTTGATCGTCGGCTCGCCGAGCACGGTGAAATAGAGCGCCGGCCGTACGGGGGTCGCGTTGGCGAACAGAATCTGTTGCACGAGCGTTGTCTTTCCCGACCCCGGCGAGCCCGCGACGAGGTTGAACGAGAACTCGCAGAGACCGCCGCCGAGAACTGCATCGAGTCCCGGCACGCCGGTGGGGACGTTGCGGATCACCAATGGCTCCAGGACGCTCATGGCGCTTCCGCGGCGCGTGCCCGACGTGCGTCATCGTGATCCAGGAGATTTCGCGCCATATCCGCTCCAATGAGGTCGCTCAGGATGTCGAACAGCGCCGTGACCAGCGATTCGAGCGCGGCGCCTACAGCCCTGGCCCCGTGGCGCTCGACTGCCGCGACGACGTCCAGGTCAATTCCCAGCCCGGCGTATCGAGTGGCAGTCCACACGGGCGGGTCGGACTGCGTGCGCGCGATGGCGCGTCCAATCAAGGCGCGGTATCCGTCCTCGCCGAGCGAGCGGCGGAGATTGTCCGATACGCGCGCAAAGGCGCGCTGCAGGTCGGCGCCGGTCTTGGGCGACTGCCCATTCTCCGCTGCCCCGCGCCCGAGCAGTTCGCGGGCCAGGACAGGCGTGGTCACCGATCGCTGCGGGTCGGGGTCGTGCCCCCAAGTGTGCGCTTCACCGAGTCGCGGAATCACGTAGGCAGAGTACGCGTCATCGGCGCGCACTAGCCATCGCACGAAGGGATGGTCAGGGCCGTACGCTATTTGTGGGGGTGCCGGGGCGGCGAACGGACCGGCCCGTCCCGGACGCCGCTACTGCGAGCCGTCTCGACGCGCGTACGCGGCTATTTGCAGACGCGTGTGCAACGCGAGCTTCTCCATGACGTTGCGCACGTGACTCTTGACGGTGTGGGCCGCGATGTTGAGCCGCTGGGCGATTTCCTTGTTGCTCAGCCCCTCCCCGATCAGCTCGATGACTTCGCGCTCGCGCTTCGTCATGCGCACGTCCTCGAGGACGTGCTCGCGGCCCTGCGTGGCGACCGAGCTGGCGATTTGCGAGAACAGGGATTCCGCCATGCGCGGCGGCAACACCTTGCCCCCGGCGGCCACAGACCTGATCGTCGCCACGAACTCGTCGAACGAGGCGTCTTTGAGGACGAAACCGGACACGCCGGCGTTCACGAACTGCACGACGTCTTCGTTCATCGGAATGAGATCCATCACGATGATCTTCGTGCCCGGCGCCTGTTTCGGGAGGGCGGCGGCGACGCGGAGGCTGTCTTCATCCCCCAGGCCGACGTCGAGGAGCAGCACGTCGGGCTTGGCCTCATCGATGAAGGCTGGATCGGCGACGCTAGTGCCGACGACGCGGAGATCGGGAAGCCGATCGAGCATCGCGGTGAGCGCCTCGCGCACGAGGCGGTTGTCGTCCACGATCGCAACCGTGATCATGTCACCGGGCAGAGGGGCGCCGCCATGCAGTTGGGGTGTGCGAATCGCGGAAAGGCACGGAATGGCCGCCGAGGAACGGAATCTACCGCCGGCACGAACCGCGGCCATCCCCGGTGTTTCGGACGCGGTAGCAGGTCTTCTAGTCCGTTCGTGTCATTGTGGGCGGTCCCCGCAACTCCTACGGTACGTCAATATGACGCGCAACGAGGTGTACTCTCGAGTTGGCGCCGCCCCCGCGGCCGGCGGCACCTCGCCGGACAAGCGCTTGCTGTTGGACATCATCGACACGGTGCGCGAACCGCTGCTCTTGGTCGATTCCGACTTCCGCGTCAGGCACGCCAACCGCGCGTTTTTTTTCACGTTTCGAGTCGCACCCGAGGACACGATCGGTGAAGTGCTCTTCGCCCTGGGAAATGGTCAATGGGACATTGCGCCCCTGCGGACGCTGTTGCACGACCGCCTGGCCGCCGAACGCGAGTTGTACGACGTCGACGTCGACCACGTCTTTCCCGGAATCGGCCGCAAGATCATGCAGCTGAATGCCCGGGTCGTCTCGCATGGCACGCACGTCTCGGGGCTGATTCTTCTGGCTATCGAAGACGTGACGGAGCGACGGCTCACCGAGCGACTCCTCGCCGTTCAGCGCCGCGAGCTCGAACGATCGAACATGGCGCTGAATGAGTTCGCGTTCGTGGCATCGCACGACCTCCAGGAGCCGCTGCGCAAGATCGTCTCGTTTGGCGAACGGCTGGGGACCTCGGCTGGATCGCTGCTCGAGGGCAACGCGCGCCAATACCTCGATCGGATGCTCGATGCCGCGACGCGCATGCGCGCCCTGATCGCCGATCTGCTGGCGTATTCGCAGATCAAGACGAACGCCGCGGCCTTCGCGCCGACGAGCCTGGCCGCGATCGTGCGCGAAGTCGTCGCCGACCTCGAGACGGCCGTCTCCGACACCGGCGGCCGGATCGAGGTGGGCACGTTGCCGGCGATCGACGCCGACGCGTCGCAGATGCGCCAGCTCATGCAGAACCTCTTGAGCAACGCGCTCAAGTTTCGGCGCCCTGGCGTGCCGCCGGTGATCAAGCTCGGTGCCGCGATCTCGCGCGACGGCGTCTGCACGATCACCGTGACCGACAACGGAATCGGCTTCAAGCAGGAGCACGACGAAAAGATTTTTCGAATGTTCGAGCGACTCCATACCCGGACCCAGTTTCAG
Protein-coding sequences here:
- a CDS encoding GAF domain-containing sensor histidine kinase produces the protein MDSGVQGGLAVEPTPAAPELIRQRAITEQFLLAALQARDVSDEAVAASRRATFLSAACRELAVPLDDETVRERIARRALPREGSWCIVDVVEFDGAVHRLPVAHPDLERQGAAQLFADRWFPPPAPLGAGSSERGSLGRSDEDGTVARRALGFGGLLVVPLVVRARVVGAITFITREGDPPFSTEEVTLARDLADICALALENERLYRQARELSHAADLANRAKSSFLGKMSHELMTPLNAIGGYVSLIEMGLRGPVSPAQMIDLERIRRSQENLLTLISELLMFVQTESGRLEYRFSAVSVQAMLREVADTLRGAIDERRFALVHWPSDVDAMMWVDPDRARQILLNLIMNAVKYATADGGQITLTFAATPQTVRICVADAGPGIPGEKLVAIFEPFVQLANGLTERRGGVGLGLTISRDLARAMKGDLTVESTVGVGSRFTLQLPRAGATMSDALGAHPG
- a CDS encoding ATPase domain-containing protein → MSVLEPLVIRNVPTGVPGLDAVLGGGLCEFSFNLVAGSPGSGKTTLVQQILFANATPVRPALYFTVLGEPTIKMLRYQSQFGFFDSSRVPAAVRFINLAAEATGGNLDAVFQRVATEVAAVQPSFIAVDSFRTIVGEHQSPASGGVIELARFVNRLAQQLTTWEVTSFLIGEYADTEQRHPVFTVADTILWLSEDVDRNSATRKLRAVKVRGRSPMPGLHTFRLTDAGMQVFPRIPEQQRQRVVRRNVRLATGVPGLDEMIGGGIPAGDVVLLTGPAGSGKTTFATHFIAQGLNDGENCVVAVFEEYPESYLARAKTVSIDLDGMVEGGRLAVTYLRPLDLSVDEMLAEIQGAVERIGATRVVIDSLSGFEVALAPTYRTDFRESLYRLVGALTATGVTVLMTDEVVDANPGGRFTHERVSFITDDIFVQRYVEIEGKLQKVLSVVKMRGSAHATDFRAYALTSDGAVMGESLSNYHGITTGVPDLAEAAIAAGADG
- a CDS encoding response regulator transcription factor, encoding MITVAIVDDNRLVREALTAMLDRLPDLRVVGTSVADPAFIDEAKPDVLLLDVGLGDEDSLRVAAALPKQAPGTKIIVMDLIPMNEDVVQFVNAGVSGFVLKDASFDEFVATIRSVAAGGKVLPPRMAESLFSQIASSVATQGREHVLEDVRMTKREREVIELIGEGLSNKEIAQRLNIAAHTVKSHVRNVMEKLALHTRLQIAAYARRDGSQ
- a CDS encoding ATP-binding protein, producing MTRNEVYSRVGAAPAAGGTSPDKRLLLDIIDTVREPLLLVDSDFRVRHANRAFFFTFRVAPEDTIGEVLFALGNGQWDIAPLRTLLHDRLAAERELYDVDVDHVFPGIGRKIMQLNARVVSHGTHVSGLILLAIEDVTERRLTERLLAVQRRELERSNMALNEFAFVASHDLQEPLRKIVSFGERLGTSAGSLLEGNARQYLDRMLDAATRMRALIADLLAYSQIKTNAAAFAPTSLAAIVREVVADLETAVSDTGGRIEVGTLPAIDADASQMRQLMQNLLSNALKFRRPGVPPVIKLGAAISRDGVCTITVTDNGIGFKQEHDEKIFRMFERLHTRTQFQGSGMGLAICRKIVERHGGSIAATSIVGQGTTFTVNLPVHQAEMEHAP